A genomic window from Miscanthus floridulus cultivar M001 unplaced genomic scaffold, ASM1932011v1 fs_329_6, whole genome shotgun sequence includes:
- the LOC136531366 gene encoding probable calcium-binding protein CML18 — protein MHGATMKPPVSIQGGTRALARAGPVRPLSIARTTPPRPLPLAAEELSSVLRALGALPGPREVRRMMDEMDSDRDGFVDLAEFVAFHCSNGEEEGREDATAAKLREAFRIYNADRNGLNSARELRRVLRQLGRAAGCAHRSAGRQAALAVCAG, from the coding sequence ATGCACGGAGCAACGATGAAACCACCGGTTTCTATCCAGGGCGGCACGCGTGCGCTCGCCCGCGCCGGCCCCGTTCGCCCGCTCTCGATCGCGCGGACCACGCCGCCGCGCCCGCTCCCGCTCGCCGCGGAGGAGCTGTCGTCCGTGCTGCGAGCGCTGGGCGCGCTGCCGGGGCCCAGGGAGGTGCGGCGCATGATGGACGAGATGGACTCCGACCGCGACGGCTTCGTAGACCTCGCCGAGTTCGtcgccttccattgcagcaacgGGGAGGAGGAGGGCAGGGAGGACGCCACCGCGGCCAAGCTGCGGGAGGCGTTCCGCATCTACAACGCCGACCGCAACGGGCTGAACTCCGCGCGGGAGCTCCGCCGCGTCCTGCGCCAGCTCGGCCGAGCTGCAGGCTGCGCTCACCGTAGCGCTGGCCGACAGGCCGCGCTCGCCGTATGTGCTGGATAA